A part of Paenibacillus sp. sptzw28 genomic DNA contains:
- a CDS encoding serine hydrolase, translating into MSFHYGQPEEVGMSSNRLQIVERTAERLLREGISPAQVIAAARRGTMVLHKAYGVSGPEAEAPPLTLESLFPICSITKVFTAACIMMLVEDGLVGLNRPVCDYIPEFTGDGKREIRIHHLLTHTSGLTNESTHEHVERKRALMPGLSDDKRSDADFMQLSYDSPICRPPGQAMAYCGYGFELLGEVISRTSGMTYTEFARTRLFEPLGMDSTYFIVPSSERYRLVRRPSDAPCAEWLANESFLQSESPAGGAISTALDLAKFGQLFLNRGEYNRSRLLGPAAVSEMVKNQIPGISSSYRDEYFPEAYWGYGWSINGDKRDGGDLFSPSAFSHWGAAGPFLCVDPVYETVHVYMNRAQPRQTF; encoded by the coding sequence GTGTCATTCCATTACGGTCAACCGGAAGAAGTCGGCATGTCTTCGAATCGGCTTCAAATCGTCGAACGAACGGCCGAGCGGCTGCTCAGGGAAGGTATTTCACCGGCGCAGGTCATTGCCGCCGCGCGCAGAGGAACAATGGTCCTTCACAAAGCTTATGGAGTATCGGGCCCGGAAGCCGAAGCGCCTCCGCTCACGCTTGAATCATTATTCCCCATTTGCTCTATCACCAAGGTATTTACAGCCGCTTGCATTATGATGCTTGTCGAGGACGGCCTGGTCGGTCTGAATCGTCCGGTATGCGATTACATACCCGAATTTACCGGTGACGGTAAGCGGGAGATCCGCATCCATCACCTGCTAACCCATACCTCAGGGCTTACTAACGAAAGCACACATGAGCATGTAGAACGCAAAAGGGCACTGATGCCCGGTTTAAGCGATGATAAACGTTCCGATGCCGATTTCATGCAGCTTAGTTATGATTCCCCTATCTGCCGTCCGCCGGGTCAGGCCATGGCCTATTGCGGGTATGGCTTTGAACTCCTCGGCGAAGTCATTTCCCGGACCAGCGGCATGACGTATACCGAATTTGCCCGGACGCGGCTGTTCGAGCCGCTCGGTATGGACAGCACTTATTTCATCGTTCCGTCGTCGGAGCGTTATCGTCTTGTGCGGCGGCCATCCGATGCACCATGCGCGGAATGGCTTGCGAATGAATCGTTCCTTCAATCAGAATCCCCCGCAGGAGGCGCAATCTCGACCGCGCTGGATTTGGCGAAGTTCGGACAGCTCTTTCTGAATCGCGGTGAATATAATAGAAGCCGGCTGCTTGGTCCGGCTGCCGTGAGCGAGATGGTGAAGAACCAGATTCCGGGTATTTCTTCTTCGTATCGGGATGAATATTTTCCGGAAGCTTACTGGGGTTATGGTTGGTCGATTAACGGTGACAAGCGAGACGGAGGTGACCTGTTCAGCCCTTCCGCCTTCTCGCATTGGGGGGCGGCAGGACCATTTCTGTGC